The following DNA comes from Picosynechococcus sp. PCC 7003.
GAGCCCGTTGTTTTTCCAGGGCATGGTAACCTCATAGCCAGCGAACTTGAAATGTTTTCGAACAACTGTGAAAGCAATGACTGCTATTTACTCTACAAAGAATCAAGTCAATCCCTGGGCAGAAGATATGGGTGAATACGTGGCCCAACTGCAGCTCCATATGGCACTCCAAGCCAAGAATCTCGTGCCCTCCTTAGAGCAACCCCAAGATGGTCGGCATCAGTTGCTCCATGAATCCCAACTCCATCTGGAAAAATTGGCTTCCCGCCAGCTTGCCTAAGAGATTAAAAAATAATACTTCTTGCCAAGGAAAATCCCACGGGGTTTAGCCTATTCCGATCATTGGGTTAGACAATCTTCTAGGCGCTGTAAGGCTCCCTGCCATTGGACATAGCCAGCATCGCTCAAGTGAAGGCCATCGGTGGTTAACTCTAACCGGAGGCCGCCGTTAGCATCGGTAAATAAAGGATAAAGATTGAGATAATTGACACCTTCTTGGGTGGCGATCGCCTGAAGCTGTTGATTAATGCGGATAGCTCGGTCTTTACGCAAATAGTGGTGATTGGTCGGTAAAAGAGACTGCACGATGATCACCGTTTCAGGATGCTGGCAGCGTAATTGATGAATGATTGCCCGCAGATTATTCAGTAATGTCATTTCAGAAACCCCCTGCTTGAGGTCATTGACCCCGGCCATTAGATAAATTGTGTCTGGTTGAAGACCATTAAGCGTGCCGAGACGCGCCAGAATTTGACTCGTATTTTCCCCCGAAATCCCTTGGTTCAGCCAAATTTTAGAGGCGGGTAAGAGGTCATTGGGAAACCAGAGGCTCAGGGAATCTCCTAACAAAACGCTGAGAGACTGTCGCCCTTGATATTTCGCCGCTAAGTTTACTTCTTGGCTTAAGAGTTGTTGCCATTGCTGATAGGTGGGTTGAAGGGCGCCGTTCGTCCATAGCCGGGTACTTGCTCCTTCCTTGAGGGCGGTTTGGATTTGTCCCCGTAATAAAGCATTAATGCGAAAAGTGTAGAGTTGCGCCCCAGAACGAAAGCGGGGGCTAGATAAATATTGCGGTGTTGCCGTTGCCCAAAGGTTGGTGCCCGTTGGATTGCTTGCCCTTTGGACACAAGTTTGGGGGGCGATCGCCGCGATCGAATTAATCGCAGTCGGTGTCCGACATAATAAATTTGCAACTAAAAATAACGGTTCTGACATGGCAATTTCCAGGGCAAACACCTCCTATTATTGTCCCAAAACGAAAGGTTGCCGATAAATCCGTCAAGAATAAACCCTTTAATGACCCAGGGGTTTGTTACATTAATCTGGTAAAACGCGACTGGGAAGCCTCTGGCTATCCTGCTTCGTTTTTTTGACCGAAGCCAAACCTCCCCGGATAACTTTGGTCCCTACGCTTGTCGTTACCTTGTCATCAAAAATTCATGCCGTATTTTCAATCGTTCCTTCTCAATGCGCCCCCCGCCAGTGAAGCAGCGGAACCATCTATGATTCTGGCTGCGGTACTACTGAGCCTTGTGGTCATTTATTTTGCGAGTAAGGTGGGCGGAGAGCTTTGTTCCCGCATCAATCTCCCCCCGGTGCTGGGCGAATTAGTCGGTGGAGTATTGGTGGGCGTATCTGCCCTGAGCCTACTGGTCTTTCCGGAAGGGGGCATCGAAGCATCCCAATCGCTACTGATGCAATTTCTCCAAAATACAGCTGGTTTAAGTCCAGAGGCGGCTCCGGCGGTGTTTGCTAGTCAAAGCGAAGTAATTTCTGTTCTAGCGGAACTAGGGGTCATTATTCTGCTGTTTGAAATTGGTCTCGAATCGGATCTGCAAGAACTGATTAAAGTTGGCCCCCAAGCGGCCATCGTCGCCGTGGTGGGGGTAGTGGCACCTTTTGCTGCCGGAACAGCGGGTTTAGTCTTTTTATTTCACCTAAGTACGGTGCCGGCGATTTTTGCGGGGGCAGCCCTCACGGCAACCAGCATCGGGATTACCGCTAAGGTACTGGCTGAATTGGGACAACTGACCACCAAGGAAGGACAAATTATTATTGGGGCGGCTGTGCTCGATGATGTCCTCGGCATTATTGTCCTCGCTGTGGTTGCAAGTTTGGCAAAAACCGGGGAAGTTCAGGTTGTTAGTACTATCTGGCTCATTGTTAGCGCTGGGGCGTTTCTCATTGGTGCGATTATTGTCGGTCGCCTCCTGAGTCCTTTGTTTGTCAGTTTGGTGGATGGCATGAAAACCAGAGGCCAATTGTTAACCGTATCCGTCGTTTTTGCCTTTGTGCTGTCCTACATTGCGACGGTGATCCAACTGGAGGCGATTCTTGGGGCCTTTGCGGCTGGACTGATCTTGGCGGAAACGGATAAACGGGGCGAACTAGAAGAACAGGTACTGCCGGTGGCGGATTTGTTTGTGCCGATCTTTTTTGTGTGCGTCGGGGCAAAAACAGACCTCAGTGTCCTCAACCCGGCGGTTCCGGCCAACCGTGAAGGATTAATTATTGCGGCCTTTTTGATCGTGGTGGCAATTATCGGGAAAGTTATTACGGGCTTTACAGTCTTTGGCCAAGATCAGTTAAATAAGTTGGCAATTGGGGTAGGCATGATTCCCCGGGGCGAAGTGGGCCTTGTGTTTGCGGGGGTCGGTTCGGCCAGTGGTGCCCTCTCAGAATCGACGGAAGCGGCAATCATTATGATGGTCATCTTGACGACGTTTATTGCGCCGCCATTTCTGCGTCTGGTCTTTAAAGAACCCCAGGCGGCGATCGCCACTGGAGAGACGCCGGAGAAGCTACAATAATTCAGCCTTGGGCAACAAATTGAAACATATCCTAAGCGACCCA
Coding sequences within:
- a CDS encoding GDSL-type esterase/lipase family protein, yielding MSEPLFLVANLLCRTPTAINSIAAIAPQTCVQRASNPTGTNLWATATPQYLSSPRFRSGAQLYTFRINALLRGQIQTALKEGASTRLWTNGALQPTYQQWQQLLSQEVNLAAKYQGRQSLSVLLGDSLSLWFPNDLLPASKIWLNQGISGENTSQILARLGTLNGLQPDTIYLMAGVNDLKQGVSEMTLLNNLRAIIHQLRCQHPETVIIVQSLLPTNHHYLRKDRAIRINQQLQAIATQEGVNYLNLYPLFTDANGGLRLELTTDGLHLSDAGYVQWQGALQRLEDCLTQ
- a CDS encoding cation:proton antiporter, translated to MPYFQSFLLNAPPASEAAEPSMILAAVLLSLVVIYFASKVGGELCSRINLPPVLGELVGGVLVGVSALSLLVFPEGGIEASQSLLMQFLQNTAGLSPEAAPAVFASQSEVISVLAELGVIILLFEIGLESDLQELIKVGPQAAIVAVVGVVAPFAAGTAGLVFLFHLSTVPAIFAGAALTATSIGITAKVLAELGQLTTKEGQIIIGAAVLDDVLGIIVLAVVASLAKTGEVQVVSTIWLIVSAGAFLIGAIIVGRLLSPLFVSLVDGMKTRGQLLTVSVVFAFVLSYIATVIQLEAILGAFAAGLILAETDKRGELEEQVLPVADLFVPIFFVCVGAKTDLSVLNPAVPANREGLIIAAFLIVVAIIGKVITGFTVFGQDQLNKLAIGVGMIPRGEVGLVFAGVGSASGALSESTEAAIIMMVILTTFIAPPFLRLVFKEPQAAIATGETPEKLQ